A window of Gorilla gorilla gorilla isolate KB3781 chromosome 5, NHGRI_mGorGor1-v2.1_pri, whole genome shotgun sequence genomic DNA:
CTGGGTATGTCAATAtagattattttgaaagaaactaaaagttggtgtacaatattaattaaaaatgtggTCTTCATGAGAAAAAGTGTGAGCTTTGTAATTTTTATGAGTAGGTGGGTACTATTGTGGATTAATCATAACTTTTTTGTTAAATGATAGATCTGAGTGGGACATACTTTTGAAGGATGTGCAATGTTCAATCATAAGTGTGACAAAAACTGACAAGCAGGAAGCTTATGTACTCAGGTAAGTCCTGTAAAACAAGTGTTAGGTAGCTAATTTCAGTCCTAATCATAATGTGAAACAGTTAAGTTCCTCTCAGTTGTAgttgtgggggtttttttgttttgttttgttttttttgagacggagtttcactcagtcacccaggctggagtgcaatggcgcgatctcagctcactgcaacctccgcctccttggttcaagcaattctccggcctaagcctcctgagtagctgggattacaggcaccttccatcatgcccggctaatttttgtatttttagtagagacggggtttcaccatgttggccaggctggtcttgaactcctgacctcaggtgatccatccgcctcggcctcccaaagtgctgggattatacatgtgagccactgcgcccagcctttttttttacattattcttaaaaatatggcataaaagGAAACATTTAGTGTAATGTGGATGTTTCTAGGACATAGGTTTTGAAGCCTCACCGGACAGTTCAAGGTGGTTGCCATCTTTTCCTCCCAATTGGTAAAGAAGGACCTCTTAATCAGAAGTTCAGGCAAAGGGAAAGTTAGCTTCTCTATACAAATACAGTTGTCTAATTGGTATATAAAAGCTCATCACCTTTTTTGTAGTTGCAGagttaatttattcaataaatactttgaATGCTTATAGTATATATTGTGATGGGCCTTGCAGGGGGATACTGGACTAAACagccccccccccttttttttttttctgaggcggagtctcagtctgtccaggctggagtgcattggcgcaatgtcgtctcagtgcaacctctgccgcccacgttcaagcgattttcttgcctcagcatcccaagtagctggtattacaggcgcctgccactgtgcccagctaatttttgtatttttagtagagacagggtttcatcatcttggccaggctggtcttgaactcctgacgtggtgatccacctcggcctcctaaagtgctgggattacaggtgtgagccaccgtgcctggcctctctctttttttttaaactaagtttATATTACAAATATACGAATGTTTATCAaaatgcttaccatgtgccaagccCTGGGGATGTTTTGtatactagaaaaagaaaagaataatgtgTTACTTGCTTCCTTGAGATCCTAATATTTAAAAGTACTAGCCAAAATTGTAAATGATAATTAAATTGGTTGATTGCACCCTCAGTAGTACATTAGTATTGTTATAATATTGTGACTTTTTTCAACTGCAGTGAGAGTAGCATGTTTGTCTCCAAGAGACGTTTCATTTTGAAGACATGTGGTACCACCCTCTTGCTGAAAGCACTGGTTCCCCTGTTGAAGCTTGCTAGGGATTACAGTGGGTTTGACTCAATTCAAGTAAGTaagcaaacatttaaatattttttcaggcATAAATGTTAGCGTTCTTATCCTGTAATATGCgaagtaaataaatttatatacttACTGCCTTTGTTACAATGCATGCAAACACGTGGTAAGGTGTTCATACCTTAGGAAGAGATCTGATTCTCAAGAAAGCAGAAAATATGAAGGAAGCAGAGAATGAGTTAGGATGAAATTCAAatgggagaaagaaatgaagaagccAGACACTTCCAGTAGTTAATTTCTTAACATGGCTACTTATAATAATAGAGAAATggtaagaaaagaaggaaaagcaagaaaaatgtcATTACTGAAATTGTCCAGTCTTTATAATGAAGAGTTAGGATGAAGAGCAACAGTCAGTATTGAGTTAAATTCTTATACTTTTCAACAACTAAGGTGTTTTTACCTAGGGTATAATTTTCTGATTAGCAgttgttacattttatttatttatttattttttatttttttgagatggagtttcactcttgtttcccaggctggaatgcaatagcacgatctcagctcactgcaatctgcacctcccaggttcaagtgattctcctgcctcagcctcccaagtagctgggatcacaggtgcccaccaccacgcctggctaattttttttgtatttttagtagagacggtgtttcaccatgttggccaggctggtctcttaactcctgacctcaggtgatccacccgcctcagtctcctaaagtgctgggattgcaggcgtgagccactgcacctggcctgaattttaATCTTTAACTTCATAAGGAAAGGATGGATTGTCATTAGTACTCAGTACAGTTTTTGTTGTTATGAATTGATCCTTGTAAGAAATCTAAAGCAATGTGTGCTTAACCGATGCTTAAAACTAATATGTTATTCCCCCCAAATTTTTGCTTATATGACTATTAATAAGCTCAGTTTAGAAACTATTGTTCTAGAAAGGAATATACTTGGTGTTAATAGTTGTTATGACCCATCATCACTAGactgggctttttaaaaaaaagagaaggagagagagagagagagatggggcctcagtatgttgcccaggctggactcctgggccaagtgatcctcctgcctcctaatagcgagactacaggcatatgctaccatgcCAAGCTAAAATATTTGAGTTTTGATTTTGCTGAGTTTTGATATGTGGAGAATAGTTGATTAGCTTCGAAAAGTGATAGAATTCTACATCtaaaagtcatctttttttttctttcttttcttttttaataaagagcTTCTTTTATTCTCGTAAGAATTTCATGAAGCCTTCTCACCAAGGGTACCCACACCGGAATTTCCAGGAAGAAATAGAGTTTCTTAATGCAATTTTCCCAAgtaagtttaaataaaatataaacctgTTGTCTTCTTAAAGATAGAAAGTGCAACCTCAGAGATCTTTCTATATGAGAGCATACTTATGCATATATAGCATTCCACACACACTAATACTTGCTTTTCTtgtgggttttttggtttgttttagacaggggtctcattctgtcacccatgctggtgcagtggtgtgatcacagctcactgcagcctcaacatcccaggcttatgtgatcctcccaccttagcctccctagtagctggggctacagatgtttgccaccccacctggctaatttttttttagtttttagtaaagacaaggttttgccatattgcccaggccggtcttgaacgcctgggctcaagggatccacctgccttggcctcccaaagtgctaggattacaagtgtgagttaCTGCACCTGGTCCATATTTACTTTGACTTAGATGTTTTGGGAGTACAGTAGTGATCTTTATATAGCCTGTAATTCAAAATATGCAGAATTTATAAAGAGCAttaaaatatcagataaaatatttttagttaagaTTAATAGATAGCTTATTGCAaattatgtatacacatgtaaaaataATTGTGTATCATAAATCAGTGCTGTTTAAatgatggaattttaaaatgtagaattgaTCACCTGCCACCTCTGATTTTTCATATAGCATAGAAAGAAGAGTTCATCTTCATCTGGCCAGTCACTCTACTTTGTGTCTCACTCAGTGGTTCTTTttgcgtttttgtttgtttgagacaagtttcactttgtctcccaggctggagagccgTGGCATCATTATAGTTCACTGCATTGTCAAACTCTTTGAGTTCaagcacccagctaatttttattttatttttagtagagatggaatctcgctgtgttgcccaggctggtcttgagctcctgccctctagcagtcctccagcctcagtggtTCTTAACATATAGATCATAATGTCCTTTGACAATATGAAGAAGGATATGATTCCCTTCAGAAAAATGCCTAGTGCTCTGCTCCagcattttatataataattgacctggctttttaaaattgcaCAGTGTAAATTAGTGATTCTTGAATGAAATTCGTAAGGGTTTCTTTCATCCATTTACTAAGCTTTTATTTATAGAGGTCAGGGAACTAAAGGTTATCTGATAACATCCTTACTTCCTAGATAAGGCTGAAAACCTAAGATAATTTAGTAACTTTGCACAAAGTCGCTCATAAGCATGAAAATTGAACTTAGCACATCTACTAATATGAAACCAAACCAGGCTAATCAGAGTGTTGGGTATTTACTGCAAATACCCGCCAAGTCAGTGGATCCTGCTTATCTGGGAATTCACCTActatttccattcctttcactgatgacatttcttttttcttgagatggcgtcttactctgtcacccaggctggagtggagtggcgtgatcttggctcactgcaacctccgcctcctgggttcaagcagttctcctgcctcagcctcccaagtagctgggattataggcatgtgccaacacgcccagctactttttgtatttttagtagcgatggggtttcatcatgttggccaggctcgaactcttgacctcaagtgatttgcccacctctgcctccccccCAAAAggggtgggattataggcatgagctactatgcccagtCCACTGATGGATGACATTTCTAATAAGTGGCAAATAGTATCATTCTGCTTATTGTGGAAGGGTAGTAACAAACCATCCTATTAAATGgatgtgttatatttattttgcGTTCTCTTCCCTCAACAGATGGAGCAGCATATTGTATGGGACGTATGAATTCTGACTGTTGGTATGTTTAATGCAATTTTGTGGATTTTTGTTGTCCTATGTAAGATTTAAACTGCCAATTGTCATTTTTAggaactatttttaatttttatttaggtACTTATATACTCTGGATTTCCCAGAGAGTCGGGTAATCAGTCAGCCAGATCAAACCTTGGAAATTCTGATGAGTGAGCTTGACCCAGCAGTTATGGACCAGTTCTACATGAAAGATGGTGTTACTGCAAAGGATGTCACTCGTGTAAGCATTTTTAGTAATAATTGTTGCTGGACTCTTCTGCGTGGggactaaattttatttttcattctgtaacttttaagttcagggtaacaagtgcaagtttgttacgtaggtaaacttgtgtcatgggggtttgtcgtACACAGTATTTCCTCACCCAAgtgttaagcctagtacccattagttatttttcctggtcctctccctcctcccaccctgggACTAAATTTTGGACTCATTTGAAGTTTATTTGTCAAACCCTTGTTAAACTCAGTCTTCCCCCCCCAGGAGAGTGGAATTCGTGACCTGATACCAGGTTCTGTCATTGATGCCACAATGTTCAATCCTTGTGGGTATTcgatgaatggaatgaaatcggaTGTGAGTAGTTATATATTGCTTCAATAATTATTTAAGTGTGTAATAGTCTTTCCATTCTTAACACTGTGAACTTTTTCTCTCAGGGAACTTATTGGACTATTCACATCACTCCAGAACCAGAATTTTCTTATGTTAGCTTTGAAACAAACTTAAGTCAGACCTCCTATGATGACCTGATCAGGAAAGTTGTAGAAGTCTTCAAGCCAGGAAAATTTGTGACCACCTTGTTTGTTAATCaggtaatttaatattttattattaatcaggttatttgatttttaaaatcttaaaggaaATGAGACAGTGAGGCCTAAGATGTATTCTGAGatagcacatataccagccactCAGATATCCAGAAATAATATTGTTTGAGGTTACTGGTAGCTGAGAAGCTTTGTTTCATTAGACCTGTGTCAGTCCTTATTTTCTGTCTAGCCAAACTGATGGGTTCCTCCTGTCTTGCTATTGACAGGCCTCTGGTGGGAGGAACCATAAGATGCCCTGGTCCCTCCAGCACATAAGAAGGCAGCTAAAATAACTCAGATGTCTTAGTTTCATTAAGATAAAAGTCTGTCACTTAACTGTTTTGGTTGAAAATACTTCTCTGGATTGCAAACACTaacagttatttaattttttcccccaGAGTTCTAAATGTCGCACAGTGCTTGCTTCACCCCAGAAGATTGAAGGTTTTAAGCGTCTTGATTGCCAGAGTGCTATGTTCAATGattacaattttgtttttacCAGTTTTG
This region includes:
- the AMD1 gene encoding S-adenosylmethionine decarboxylase proenzyme translates to MEAAHFFEGTEKLLEVWFSRQQPDANQGSGDLRTIPRSEWDILLKDVQCSIISVTKTDKQEAYVLSESSMFVSKRRFILKTCGTTLLLKALVPLLKLARDYSGFDSIQSFFYSRKNFMKPSHQGYPHRNFQEEIEFLNAIFPNGAAYCMGRMNSDCWYLYTLDFPESRVISQPDQTLEILMSELDPAVMDQFYMKDGVTAKDVTRESGIRDLIPGSVIDATMFNPCGYSMNGMKSDGTYWTIHITPEPEFSYVSFETNLSQTSYDDLIRKVVEVFKPGKFVTTLFVNQSSKCRTVLASPQKIEGFKRLDCQSAMFNDYNFVFTSFAKKQQQQQS